One genomic region from Vanacampus margaritifer isolate UIUO_Vmar chromosome 2, RoL_Vmar_1.0, whole genome shotgun sequence encodes:
- the dipk1aa gene encoding divergent protein kinase domain 1A isoform X2, which translates to MCDKGTNRIFTARISFVRVKYLFLTWLTVLVGSWVLYVQYSAYTELCRGHQCKNTICDKYRRGIIDGSACSSLCDKDTFYMSRCLSTLPNNQVYTGSWDDHEGIIRCHVGKVTHYEIGEEPEPHREPPAFDTPTKGTSVEKFREMVFNHLKSKLGDQQTNLGGLVSVILSVADGNKDGKVSLPEARSMWALLQMDEVLVGLLLQERGHTPRLLGNCGDLYMTERVPHGPLYGFSVPWPLVSWVPGGLQRTMDQWFAPSWPRKAKISMGLLELVEDTFHGTYGSFLICDLAAARFGYTDGHELRLTDARAVVPESQFRRGMRALRCQTDADCVYGADCRTSCDSVEKRCREEPVRPNLAKACSTLKDYLLHGAPSALREELERQLYACIALKGDAGQLNMEHSLLLNNLKALLWRQISHTKDS; encoded by the exons GCTCGTATCTCCTTTGTAAGGGTGAAGTACTTGTTCCTCACCTGGCTGACTGTGCTGGTGGGAAGCTGGGTACTCTACGTGCAATACTCGGCCTACACGGAGCTGTGCAGGGGACACCAGTGCAAAAACACCATT TGCGACAAATACAGGAGAGGAATTATTGACGGCTCGGCCTGCAGCAGCCTGTGTGACAAAGACACATTCTACATGAGCAGGTGTTTGTCAACACTCCCAAACAACCAG GTGTACACGGGAAGTTGGGACGATCACGAAGGGATCATTCGCTGTCATGTGGGCAAAGTGACACACTACGAGATTGGCGAGGAGCCGGAGCCTCACAGGGAGCCGCCTGCATTCGATACCCCCACCAAAGGCACATCCGTGGAGAAGTTCCGAGAGATGGTCTTTAATCAcctcaag TCCAAGCTTGGAGATCAGCAGACCAACCTGGGCGGTCTGGTGAGCGTGATCCTGTCTGTGGCGGACGGCAACAAAGACGGGAAAGTGTCCCTGCCTGAAGCTCGCTCCATGTGGGCTCTCCTGCAGATGGATGAG GTGCTCGTGGGCTTGCTGCTTCAGGAGCGGGGTCACACCCCTCGCCTCCTCGGCAACTGCGGCGACCTCTACATGACTGAGAGGGTCCCCCACGGGCCCCTGTACGGTTTCTCCGTGCCCTGGCCGCTGGTCTCCTGGGTCCCCGGCGGCTTACAACGCACCATGGACCAGTGGTTCGCCCCCTCGTGGCCCCGCAAAGCCAAGATCTCCATGGGCCTGCTGGAGCTGGTGGAGGACACCTTCCACGGCACGTACGGCAGCTTCCTCATCTGCGACCTGGCGGCAGCTCGCTTCGGCTACACCGACGGCCACGAGCTGCGTCTCACCGACGCCCGGGCCGTGGTGCCCGAGAGCCAGTTCCGGCGGGGCATGCGGGCTCTGCGCTGCCAGACGGACGCCGACTGCGTGTACGGGGCGGACTGCCGGACGTCGTGCGACAGCGTCGAGAAACGCTGCAGGGAGGAGCCCGTCCGGCCCAATTTGGCCAAAGCGTGCAGTACGCTGAAGGACTACCTGCTGCACGGGGCGCCGTCCGCCCTGCGGGAGGAACTGGAGAGGCAGCTGTACGCCTGCATAGCCCTCAAGGGCGACGCCGGACAGCTAAACATGGAGCACTCGTTGCTCCTCAACAACTTGAAGGCTCTGCTGTGGAGACAGATCTCGCACACCAAGGACTCGTGA
- the dipk1aa gene encoding divergent protein kinase domain 1A isoform X1: MAKGLFPRAWVKKSFYFQARISFVRVKYLFLTWLTVLVGSWVLYVQYSAYTELCRGHQCKNTICDKYRRGIIDGSACSSLCDKDTFYMSRCLSTLPNNQVYTGSWDDHEGIIRCHVGKVTHYEIGEEPEPHREPPAFDTPTKGTSVEKFREMVFNHLKSKLGDQQTNLGGLVSVILSVADGNKDGKVSLPEARSMWALLQMDEVLVGLLLQERGHTPRLLGNCGDLYMTERVPHGPLYGFSVPWPLVSWVPGGLQRTMDQWFAPSWPRKAKISMGLLELVEDTFHGTYGSFLICDLAAARFGYTDGHELRLTDARAVVPESQFRRGMRALRCQTDADCVYGADCRTSCDSVEKRCREEPVRPNLAKACSTLKDYLLHGAPSALREELERQLYACIALKGDAGQLNMEHSLLLNNLKALLWRQISHTKDS; this comes from the exons GCTCGTATCTCCTTTGTAAGGGTGAAGTACTTGTTCCTCACCTGGCTGACTGTGCTGGTGGGAAGCTGGGTACTCTACGTGCAATACTCGGCCTACACGGAGCTGTGCAGGGGACACCAGTGCAAAAACACCATT TGCGACAAATACAGGAGAGGAATTATTGACGGCTCGGCCTGCAGCAGCCTGTGTGACAAAGACACATTCTACATGAGCAGGTGTTTGTCAACACTCCCAAACAACCAG GTGTACACGGGAAGTTGGGACGATCACGAAGGGATCATTCGCTGTCATGTGGGCAAAGTGACACACTACGAGATTGGCGAGGAGCCGGAGCCTCACAGGGAGCCGCCTGCATTCGATACCCCCACCAAAGGCACATCCGTGGAGAAGTTCCGAGAGATGGTCTTTAATCAcctcaag TCCAAGCTTGGAGATCAGCAGACCAACCTGGGCGGTCTGGTGAGCGTGATCCTGTCTGTGGCGGACGGCAACAAAGACGGGAAAGTGTCCCTGCCTGAAGCTCGCTCCATGTGGGCTCTCCTGCAGATGGATGAG GTGCTCGTGGGCTTGCTGCTTCAGGAGCGGGGTCACACCCCTCGCCTCCTCGGCAACTGCGGCGACCTCTACATGACTGAGAGGGTCCCCCACGGGCCCCTGTACGGTTTCTCCGTGCCCTGGCCGCTGGTCTCCTGGGTCCCCGGCGGCTTACAACGCACCATGGACCAGTGGTTCGCCCCCTCGTGGCCCCGCAAAGCCAAGATCTCCATGGGCCTGCTGGAGCTGGTGGAGGACACCTTCCACGGCACGTACGGCAGCTTCCTCATCTGCGACCTGGCGGCAGCTCGCTTCGGCTACACCGACGGCCACGAGCTGCGTCTCACCGACGCCCGGGCCGTGGTGCCCGAGAGCCAGTTCCGGCGGGGCATGCGGGCTCTGCGCTGCCAGACGGACGCCGACTGCGTGTACGGGGCGGACTGCCGGACGTCGTGCGACAGCGTCGAGAAACGCTGCAGGGAGGAGCCCGTCCGGCCCAATTTGGCCAAAGCGTGCAGTACGCTGAAGGACTACCTGCTGCACGGGGCGCCGTCCGCCCTGCGGGAGGAACTGGAGAGGCAGCTGTACGCCTGCATAGCCCTCAAGGGCGACGCCGGACAGCTAAACATGGAGCACTCGTTGCTCCTCAACAACTTGAAGGCTCTGCTGTGGAGACAGATCTCGCACACCAAGGACTCGTGA